In Mesoaciditoga lauensis cd-1655R = DSM 25116, one genomic interval encodes:
- a CDS encoding carbohydrate ABC transporter permease, producing MKMKNGFVEMILYIIAFAGAAIMLMPFVWMVDTSLKLPEEVQVWPPTWGTENALNTRYIPAAIDHSAYAGVNYAALSLQQFLTSGNSRKKTLPNLLTVKLVGTPPIRGTFHLLLKEGKDNPKYADSINKNEFYSVISKIDARKYPSEFENEFKKLKNLESMPTEYMKEFITIFKYGNNPILSRVNFVNGVDKSGETAQTFMKRFGPILARNPRLAIQKNDPDKVVEEKKILKDFFSSDEYEKSLKSFLKDIQNVKKGLGTLSSDKGKLISDFNDLLTKIDVRERLIQKFGSVDSSLNTVLKVYDSRAVQPLKEWMNLLLSFDDLEGFYNSSRKLSLKNPELDFTFLSPEQKKRNLEEAFKKANVPSYYLNIANKIVESGKSANFLNSFIKTLNSDVKGNLTKMGYTPQKSAFIFGKLSSITSSMKILYSSLSSDEAKKMDSLIAEDASNFSLLASKINEEFSSKYPNSTRVLVGQLESVDDYLSSMGKAKISIEKLLKKTWDDQKAILKFTDIYNDVYYTMKILKAPSIVSKVEYFPTNGKIKIYFKDVNSVWFFDANVHVKATFSFSEVFANLFQNYVDAWNAAPFARYYLNTVFVATVTTFLNIVVGVMAAFAFSKLHFKGRNFLFILFLATMMIPGEVLLVPNFITIVKFGWFNTYYALIVPWIASAFVIFLMRQNFMSVPDELFDAAKIDGASKWRFLWTILVPLSRPVIITGALLNFVGSWNAFLWVLIVTSTPSMRTLPVGLQNFSSNAGTMYNQLMAASTFSMLPIVILFLFAQKYFIQGIARSGLK from the coding sequence ATGAAGATGAAAAACGGATTCGTGGAAATGATCCTTTACATAATAGCATTTGCCGGAGCGGCCATCATGCTTATGCCATTTGTATGGATGGTGGACACTTCTTTAAAACTTCCAGAAGAAGTCCAGGTTTGGCCACCTACCTGGGGCACCGAAAACGCGTTGAACACGAGGTACATTCCTGCTGCCATAGATCATTCAGCTTACGCTGGTGTGAACTACGCAGCCTTGAGCCTTCAACAATTTTTGACATCTGGAAATTCTAGAAAGAAAACCCTTCCAAATCTTTTAACGGTAAAACTCGTGGGGACTCCTCCAATAAGAGGAACGTTCCATTTGCTTTTAAAAGAAGGGAAGGATAATCCGAAGTATGCAGATTCCATAAACAAAAATGAGTTTTACTCCGTAATCTCAAAGATAGATGCAAGAAAATACCCATCCGAATTTGAAAATGAGTTCAAAAAACTTAAAAATTTGGAATCGATGCCAACGGAATACATGAAGGAATTCATAACGATCTTCAAATACGGAAACAATCCCATACTTTCAAGGGTAAATTTCGTAAACGGTGTAGACAAAAGTGGAGAAACTGCGCAAACCTTTATGAAAAGATTCGGCCCCATTTTGGCTAGAAATCCAAGATTGGCAATTCAGAAAAACGATCCCGATAAAGTTGTAGAGGAAAAGAAGATCTTAAAAGATTTTTTCTCATCGGATGAATATGAAAAAAGCTTGAAGTCATTCTTGAAGGATATTCAGAATGTGAAAAAAGGGCTTGGTACCCTTTCTTCTGATAAAGGCAAGCTAATTTCAGATTTTAACGACCTTCTCACGAAAATAGATGTGAGAGAAAGATTGATTCAAAAATTTGGGTCCGTTGATTCATCTCTGAATACCGTCTTGAAAGTGTACGATTCAAGAGCTGTTCAACCTCTGAAAGAATGGATGAACCTGTTACTTTCGTTCGATGATCTTGAAGGATTTTACAACTCTTCAAGAAAATTATCACTTAAAAATCCGGAATTGGATTTTACCTTTTTATCTCCTGAACAGAAAAAACGTAATTTGGAAGAGGCTTTTAAGAAAGCAAATGTGCCATCTTATTATCTAAACATTGCCAACAAAATAGTTGAAAGTGGAAAAAGTGCCAATTTCCTGAATTCTTTCATAAAAACTTTGAATTCAGATGTAAAAGGCAACCTCACAAAAATGGGATACACTCCTCAAAAGTCCGCTTTCATATTTGGGAAGCTTTCTTCGATAACGTCAAGCATGAAAATACTCTACTCTTCACTTTCCAGTGATGAGGCGAAAAAAATGGATAGCTTAATTGCAGAAGACGCTTCTAATTTCTCTTTACTTGCCAGTAAGATAAATGAAGAATTCTCTTCCAAATATCCAAATTCCACCCGAGTATTGGTGGGGCAACTCGAATCCGTCGATGATTATCTTTCATCTATGGGAAAAGCGAAAATATCTATTGAGAAGCTCTTGAAAAAAACCTGGGATGATCAAAAAGCCATTTTGAAATTCACGGATATTTACAACGACGTCTATTACACCATGAAAATTTTAAAAGCACCTTCCATCGTTAGCAAAGTTGAATACTTCCCTACCAATGGAAAGATAAAGATATACTTCAAAGATGTGAACAGCGTTTGGTTCTTCGATGCAAATGTTCACGTAAAAGCCACCTTTTCTTTTTCGGAAGTGTTCGCAAATCTCTTTCAAAATTACGTTGACGCGTGGAACGCCGCACCTTTCGCAAGATACTATTTAAACACCGTTTTCGTTGCAACCGTTACGACGTTCCTCAACATCGTCGTCGGTGTTATGGCAGCTTTCGCATTTTCAAAGCTACACTTCAAAGGAAGGAATTTCCTATTCATACTTTTCCTGGCGACTATGATGATACCGGGAGAAGTTTTGCTGGTCCCGAATTTTATCACGATCGTGAAATTTGGGTGGTTTAACACCTATTACGCCTTGATAGTGCCCTGGATAGCCAGTGCCTTTGTCATCTTCTTGATGAGGCAAAATTTCATGAGCGTGCCCGATGAATTGTTCGATGCGGCTAAAATAGATGGGGCCTCCAAATGGAGATTTTTATGGACCATCCTGGTGCCTCTCTCAAGACCTGTTATAATTACGGGAGCGCTGCTGAATTTCGTTGGAAGCTGGAATGCATTTTTATGGGTGTTGATAGTAACAAGTACGCCTTCAATGCGTACGCTGCCCGTAGGGCTCCAAAATTTCAGCAGTAATGCAGGTACGATGTATAATCAATTAATGGCCGCTTCCACTTTTTCGATGTTGCCAATTGTCATACTTTTCTTGTTTGCTCAAAAGTATTTCATACAAGGTATAGCTCGAAGTGGCCTAAAATGA
- a CDS encoding class I SAM-dependent methyltransferase, with amino-acid sequence MVTTSHKPTHQQVLQALKIASELGARYVSRRHLIPRKDETVLIVESDRLSAVKDGKRFFFHPSLAVIRKSNLDTGERDYLIESLNLNGNEEVLDCTLGLGSEAILISHFLPEGKVIGLEKSPIIKMIVEDGIKRKEKLYKWIQKAVERIEIMNADYKEFIRKTRRKFDCVYADPMFEHPSYDSSAMNSMRPFADNSAIDVEDIEIMKNIAKKRVVVKAKWNDSIFERYNFDRVMGSAKSGIGYGVIEV; translated from the coding sequence GTGGTAACAACATCTCACAAACCAACTCATCAACAGGTACTTCAAGCTCTGAAAATAGCAAGTGAGTTGGGTGCACGTTACGTATCAAGGCGTCATCTCATTCCAAGAAAAGACGAAACTGTTTTGATAGTTGAAAGTGATAGATTATCAGCGGTAAAAGATGGAAAAAGATTTTTCTTCCATCCTTCTCTTGCGGTGATAAGAAAATCGAACCTCGATACGGGAGAAAGGGATTACTTAATAGAATCGCTTAATTTAAATGGAAATGAAGAAGTTTTAGACTGTACATTGGGTTTGGGAAGTGAAGCTATATTGATATCACACTTCTTGCCAGAGGGAAAGGTTATAGGCCTTGAAAAATCTCCCATCATAAAGATGATAGTGGAGGACGGTATAAAGCGAAAAGAAAAACTTTACAAATGGATACAAAAAGCTGTTGAAAGAATTGAAATAATGAATGCTGACTATAAAGAGTTCATTCGCAAAACGAGGAGAAAATTCGATTGCGTTTATGCTGATCCTATGTTTGAGCATCCAAGTTATGACTCCTCTGCCATGAATTCAATGAGGCCTTTCGCGGATAACTCCGCAATAGATGTGGAAGATATAGAAATCATGAAAAACATCGCAAAAAAGCGCGTGGTGGTAAAAGCAAAATGGAACGACTCCATATTTGAAAGATATAACTTTGACAGGGTTATGGGAAGTGCAAAAAGTGGTATAGGATATGGAGTGATAGAAGTTTGA
- the hflX gene encoding GTPase HflX, whose translation MKRAILISVSYSKKENVEKNLLELEELARSIGISSVAKFWQFLDKPLNTYMGKGKLEKVANYIKLYEADGIVADDELSVVQKTKLEELLKVKVLDRTEIILRNFSRSARTSEGKAEVELATLEYRLSHLKGSNSRLSRTGGGIGTRGPGESKLEVDRRAIRERIRNLKKRILKLSKNRDIKKRKRNYSLLPKVSIAGYTNAGKSMLLNKLSGFEVPSEDKLFTTLDPTTKKVWLGENVFALMSDTVGFISKLPTQLVNAFHSTLEEVVDSDLILLVVDGSDELIERKLEISKRVLKEIGAEDIPQILVINKIDLCDKSCLEKLSREYPKAIFISAKKGIYLDELMSHIREVVTQKYVEKDFEFSNESWARISKMSGVRILSVEHGNYVKARLKIHPTILNRVLEESDVLSS comes from the coding sequence TTGAAAAGGGCAATTCTCATCAGTGTTTCGTACTCAAAAAAAGAAAATGTGGAGAAAAACCTTTTAGAGTTGGAAGAACTGGCCAGATCAATAGGAATTTCGAGCGTTGCAAAGTTTTGGCAGTTTTTGGATAAACCTTTGAATACTTACATGGGAAAAGGAAAATTGGAAAAGGTTGCGAACTACATAAAACTTTACGAAGCAGATGGAATTGTGGCAGACGACGAACTCAGTGTTGTTCAAAAAACGAAGCTGGAAGAACTTTTAAAAGTAAAGGTCCTTGACAGAACCGAGATAATTTTGAGAAACTTTTCACGCAGCGCAAGAACCAGTGAGGGAAAAGCGGAGGTTGAACTTGCAACGCTGGAATATCGCCTTTCGCATTTGAAAGGTTCGAATTCACGACTTTCAAGGACTGGTGGAGGAATTGGTACCAGAGGGCCTGGTGAATCCAAACTTGAAGTTGACAGAAGAGCAATCCGTGAAAGAATAAGAAATTTGAAGAAGAGAATTCTAAAGCTTTCCAAAAACAGAGACATAAAAAAGAGAAAAAGAAATTATTCTCTTCTTCCAAAAGTATCGATAGCTGGATACACGAACGCTGGAAAATCCATGCTTTTAAACAAGTTGAGTGGTTTTGAAGTGCCAAGTGAAGATAAGCTCTTCACGACGTTAGATCCCACCACAAAAAAAGTGTGGCTTGGTGAAAACGTTTTTGCGTTGATGTCTGATACGGTTGGTTTTATTTCAAAGCTACCGACTCAACTTGTCAACGCTTTTCATTCAACACTTGAAGAAGTGGTGGATTCTGATTTGATCCTTCTGGTGGTTGATGGAAGCGATGAATTGATCGAAAGAAAGCTTGAGATATCGAAAAGGGTTTTAAAAGAGATAGGAGCAGAGGATATTCCGCAAATTCTTGTGATAAACAAGATAGATCTCTGCGACAAATCTTGTTTGGAAAAGTTGTCCCGCGAATATCCTAAAGCGATCTTCATATCGGCAAAAAAAGGTATATATTTAGACGAATTAATGAGTCATATAAGAGAAGTGGTTACTCAAAAGTATGTGGAAAAAGATTTTGAATTTTCGAATGAAAGTTGGGCCAGAATCTCTAAAATGAGTGGGGTTCGCATATTAAGCGTCGAACATGGTAATTACGTAAAAGCAAGGCTAAAAATTCATCCCACCATTTTAAACAGAGTATTGGAGGAAAGTGATGTTCTTTCATCGTAA
- the upp gene encoding uracil phosphoribosyltransferase — MMSHFVIDHPLVLHKLTILRDKMTGPKEFRELVKEITMLMTYEATRHIALKRREVETPLEKCMGYEINDKNVVVVPILRAGLGMMDGFLQLLPNASVGYVGLYRNEETKTPVEYYMKFPKMFDNTEIFILDPMLATGNSAAKAVELVKNNGGKHITMLSVLSAPEGIEVLEKAHPDLKIYTSSIDRELNENAYILPGLGDAGDRLYRTK; from the coding sequence ATTATGAGTCATTTCGTGATCGACCATCCATTGGTTTTACACAAACTTACGATATTAAGAGACAAAATGACTGGTCCTAAAGAATTCAGAGAACTTGTAAAAGAGATAACAATGCTTATGACTTATGAGGCAACCCGACATATTGCACTAAAAAGAAGAGAAGTTGAAACTCCTTTAGAAAAATGCATGGGATATGAAATAAACGATAAAAATGTCGTTGTTGTCCCAATATTAAGAGCGGGGTTGGGAATGATGGACGGATTTCTTCAGCTTCTTCCCAATGCTTCTGTTGGCTATGTTGGATTGTACAGAAACGAAGAAACCAAAACGCCGGTAGAATATTACATGAAGTTCCCCAAAATGTTTGATAATACAGAAATTTTCATCTTAGATCCCATGTTGGCAACGGGCAACTCTGCCGCGAAGGCCGTTGAATTGGTTAAAAATAACGGTGGAAAACACATAACAATGCTTTCCGTACTTTCCGCTCCAGAAGGAATAGAGGTTTTAGAAAAAGCTCATCCTGATTTGAAGATATACACATCTTCGATAGACCGCGAGTTAAATGAGAACGCTTACATCTTACCAGGATTAGGTGATGCTGGGGATAGACTTTACAGAACAAAATAA
- the miaA gene encoding tRNA (adenosine(37)-N6)-dimethylallyltransferase MiaA yields the protein MKIPIFTGPTGVGKSAFAVEFAKKTNGEIVSVDSMQIYKHMNVGTAKVKEKEKKGVPHHMIDVLKPNEEFDVERFRKRVLEIVEEIIKRKSKPVLVGGSGLYVHAIKYGIFEGPSKNKTIRSNLEKIEKESPGALRRLLKKVDPIAYEKFEENDKLRAIRALEVYILSGQPISTLWNKRKEDKRFIIFVLNMKREALYDRINKRVDKMFKEGLVEEVKKLIEMGFSKDLPAMKSIGYKEVVKYLEGEMSFEECKEEIKKQTRRFAKRQLTWFRKYDDAVWLDLSEKKEDLFDKVLKKLNWGD from the coding sequence TTGAAAATCCCCATATTCACTGGTCCAACTGGCGTTGGAAAAAGTGCTTTTGCGGTGGAATTTGCGAAAAAAACCAACGGTGAGATAGTTTCCGTGGATTCTATGCAAATTTATAAGCACATGAATGTGGGAACCGCCAAAGTAAAGGAAAAAGAGAAAAAAGGTGTCCCTCACCATATGATCGACGTTCTCAAACCAAACGAGGAATTTGACGTAGAACGTTTTAGAAAAAGGGTTTTAGAAATCGTTGAAGAAATAATCAAACGCAAAAGCAAACCCGTTTTAGTTGGCGGAAGTGGATTGTATGTTCATGCGATAAAATATGGTATATTTGAAGGCCCATCAAAGAACAAAACTATTCGTTCAAACCTTGAAAAAATAGAAAAAGAATCGCCCGGTGCGCTGAGAAGGTTGTTAAAAAAAGTAGATCCAATCGCATACGAAAAATTCGAAGAAAACGACAAACTTAGAGCGATAAGAGCGCTGGAAGTTTACATACTAAGTGGGCAACCCATTTCAACACTTTGGAATAAGCGAAAAGAAGACAAGCGTTTCATAATATTCGTGCTGAACATGAAGCGGGAAGCCTTATATGATAGGATAAATAAAAGAGTTGATAAGATGTTTAAGGAAGGTCTCGTAGAAGAGGTAAAAAAGCTAATCGAAATGGGCTTTTCGAAAGATCTTCCGGCGATGAAATCTATTGGATATAAAGAAGTGGTAAAATATCTTGAGGGAGAAATGAGTTTTGAGGAATGCAAAGAAGAGATAAAAAAGCAAACAAGGCGCTTTGCCAAAAGACAACTCACTTGGTTTAGAAAATACGATGATGCAGTATGGTTGGATCTTTCCGAAAAAAAGGAAGATCTATTTGATAAAGTCTTAAAAAAATTAAATTGGGGGGATTAA
- the hfq gene encoding RNA chaperone Hfq, which translates to MKERQNLQDRLLNFLRKKRIEAKVYLVNGFQVKGFIKSFDNYTVLIESGKQQNMVYKHAISTVIPLEYIKLSEITEESEEGEESESQETEEN; encoded by the coding sequence GTGAAAGAGAGACAGAATTTACAAGACAGGCTGTTGAACTTCCTTAGGAAGAAGCGGATAGAGGCAAAGGTATACCTGGTTAACGGTTTTCAGGTAAAAGGTTTTATAAAGTCATTTGATAACTACACGGTACTGATAGAAAGCGGCAAGCAGCAGAACATGGTTTACAAGCATGCCATAAGTACCGTAATACCGTTAGAATACATCAAGCTCTCCGAAATAACGGAAGAATCTGAAGAAGGCGAAGAGAGCGAAAGTCAAGAGACGGAGGAAAATTGA
- a CDS encoding carbohydrate ABC transporter permease — MKQYSRKQLRETVSGYLFVLPALVVMSIFVFWPVGYSFYLSFFNWNYAHLKSPQFIGFGNYVQLFQLDSPPPYSFLKALAYSVVYISITIILTYAVFLLVHLLKEKKVKTLETSYIFGAAALSIFFAKTTIQHLDKNLYISLIFLIAAVILFFFKTSPFVSSMKEHWGLTLLSLTASYLFLRYAFPSPYGVYQWLNIIKDNGDFIKSLWNTAYYVILYVPINIFLSLLVALLLNRLKLFKAILRTSYFMPFVTSIVAISLVWQWIYNDQFGLLNYMLSIFGLPTQAWLKNEVWTIPTIAVMSIWKTIGYNAIIFLAGLQSIDKFYYEAADIDGATDTQKFFYITWPLLSPMTFFVLIVSVIGAFKVFTQVYVLYQGVPGPYNNSGLTIVYYIFNEFYGDQQMGLASAAAYVLFGIILVFTLIQFRASRKRVEYT; from the coding sequence GTGAAACAGTATAGCAGGAAACAGTTGCGGGAGACGGTTTCGGGGTATCTCTTTGTTTTGCCTGCCTTGGTCGTTATGTCCATTTTCGTTTTCTGGCCGGTAGGATATTCGTTTTATCTCTCTTTTTTCAACTGGAATTATGCCCATCTTAAGAGCCCTCAATTCATAGGGTTTGGAAATTACGTTCAGCTTTTTCAATTAGATTCACCCCCTCCATATTCATTTTTAAAAGCGCTGGCTTACAGCGTTGTGTACATAAGCATAACGATCATTTTGACGTATGCCGTTTTTCTCCTTGTTCATCTATTAAAAGAAAAAAAAGTCAAAACCTTGGAAACGTCGTATATATTCGGAGCGGCCGCTTTAAGCATTTTCTTCGCCAAAACAACTATCCAGCATTTGGATAAAAATCTTTACATATCGCTCATTTTTTTGATCGCGGCTGTTATTTTGTTCTTTTTCAAAACGAGTCCTTTTGTCTCTTCAATGAAAGAGCACTGGGGATTGACGCTTCTTTCTCTGACAGCCTCTTATCTGTTTTTGAGGTATGCATTTCCCAGCCCTTACGGCGTTTATCAATGGCTAAACATCATCAAAGATAACGGTGATTTCATAAAATCCCTATGGAATACAGCTTATTATGTTATCCTTTACGTACCTATAAACATATTCTTATCTTTGTTGGTTGCTTTGCTTTTAAACAGACTGAAATTGTTTAAAGCGATCTTGAGAACCTCATATTTCATGCCCTTTGTCACATCTATAGTTGCCATAAGTTTGGTTTGGCAGTGGATATACAACGATCAATTTGGTCTTTTGAATTACATGTTGTCCATCTTTGGCTTGCCCACCCAAGCATGGCTGAAAAACGAAGTCTGGACCATACCAACTATCGCTGTAATGTCAATATGGAAAACCATAGGATACAACGCGATAATATTCTTGGCTGGCCTTCAGTCCATAGACAAGTTTTATTACGAGGCGGCAGACATAGATGGTGCTACCGACACCCAAAAATTCTTTTACATAACGTGGCCCTTGCTTTCACCAATGACATTCTTCGTTTTAATCGTGTCCGTTATAGGAGCCTTTAAAGTATTCACGCAAGTATACGTTTTGTATCAAGGGGTTCCGGGACCTTACAACAACAGTGGTTTGACGATAGTTTATTACATATTCAACGAATTTTACGGGGACCAACAAATGGGTTTGGCATCAGCAGCAGCTTACGTGCTCTTTGGGATAATATTGGTCTTTACCTTGATTCAATTCAGGGCTAGTCGTAAAAGAGTAGAATACACATGA
- a CDS encoding tetratricopeptide repeat-containing diguanylate cyclase, which produces MHIVIGDLEEHPGTMSEEEFIEIVKAVYGCARRGIYFGPVTKDRVKIQNGKTVIIPNFDAPPPVMSGRIENPISFFTTVRTLANVFKNSEGWISKIRKEKISAIFQLMKELSLEITDSRAFLPSLGIWRHDKFVQRLKETNGPIFVPMIGARNFIPLISNMGKTFFSLEDIRKEVLKEKTWHNIFPSEKEIFKSDLTALAFLFPLNENEVYIFNTANSVEMHVFCNELRKIYPKAKIVEFFEPCFKMDAEKTIIPPRISKEELPWFLKTFFGSKAKLNADPSSLFVNTKGEIFAISNLILKGKWKFVDGIWEVYPATYEPLNLSFLLKKARTLARTGESPALGLELVKTAENISQRNLEAFESLKAFFYKVLGKYTDMDFHFKKAEEFSNRSFRNAYYSIVLAMNNMEFSLLKEKSTPLVDIMRKYAKMISNFKSINDFYTNIISPLEKIRTLQARRIECMARNYIGIILKNDGKVEEAIDEYETALSIAQEYKFKDLEPLIELNIAFALTDITLMKSTEKALEALKKAMNEGLKKIIAFSYMVLASNSIEMGEIKKVNFFLSNAQRIHPSMSSSVKALEARIKVEDLEFDDIESIEDEEEKEFLKLLYAFYVNDEKKMEEILKNSKALRIKKLSTYLENPDFEETKNENVDYLVAYFLARHQKKGNMSLLKKLGEYIYINNVNIRKIFYEEQLSTAYRNNNLEKSADYHMSLAASIARQLGLKRRASYLSKKIKSKSFMKKSYELFSFYMAHRYFDSTYEIARSLASTISKLLGVDILCHLEGIESHTFHAGSEGVIWNTIEKPDPDFAWVFGEEWFVYYYPMRNNILYIGFKTKNVDMDEALLTLDHLVPFYAIHIEKSIANKVSNVDSLTQIYSRRYIMNRLEEEVERAQRYDESLSVAMVDVDDFKRVNDKNGHDVGDEVLKRIAELIADNTRSIDIVGRYGGEEFLIIFPHTPLGHALKSCERIRKKVESARIIPSNLTISIGVAQLEKSDNVDRVVKKADIALYWAKSYGKNRVVPYLKKRRSEL; this is translated from the coding sequence ATGCATATAGTAATTGGCGATCTTGAAGAACATCCCGGCACCATGAGTGAGGAAGAGTTCATCGAAATTGTTAAAGCTGTGTACGGTTGTGCAAGACGGGGGATCTACTTTGGTCCAGTGACAAAAGATAGAGTTAAGATTCAAAACGGAAAAACTGTGATAATTCCAAATTTTGATGCCCCACCCCCCGTGATGAGCGGCAGGATAGAAAATCCCATTTCCTTTTTCACAACTGTACGAACCCTGGCAAATGTGTTTAAAAACTCGGAGGGATGGATTTCCAAGATACGCAAGGAGAAAATTTCGGCTATTTTTCAATTGATGAAGGAATTATCGTTAGAGATAACGGATTCGCGGGCTTTTTTGCCTTCTTTAGGAATTTGGCGCCATGATAAGTTTGTACAAAGGCTAAAAGAAACAAACGGTCCAATTTTCGTGCCGATGATTGGTGCAAGAAATTTTATTCCGCTTATTTCGAATATGGGAAAAACTTTTTTCTCTTTGGAAGACATTAGAAAGGAAGTACTCAAAGAAAAAACGTGGCACAACATATTCCCAAGTGAAAAAGAAATTTTTAAAAGCGATTTAACCGCTTTGGCTTTTCTTTTTCCCTTAAATGAAAACGAAGTTTACATTTTTAACACCGCAAATTCGGTCGAAATGCACGTGTTTTGCAACGAGTTAAGGAAAATTTATCCCAAGGCAAAGATCGTAGAATTCTTTGAACCATGTTTCAAGATGGATGCTGAAAAAACCATCATCCCGCCCAGGATCTCAAAGGAAGAATTACCATGGTTTTTGAAAACTTTTTTTGGCAGTAAAGCAAAGTTGAATGCAGATCCTTCTTCCCTCTTTGTCAACACAAAGGGTGAGATTTTCGCGATTTCAAATTTGATCCTGAAAGGAAAATGGAAATTTGTGGATGGCATATGGGAAGTATATCCTGCCACTTACGAACCTTTGAATTTGTCTTTTTTGCTCAAAAAAGCAAGAACGTTGGCAAGAACTGGAGAAAGCCCCGCCCTAGGACTTGAACTGGTTAAAACCGCCGAAAATATTTCACAAAGGAATTTGGAGGCGTTTGAATCGTTAAAAGCTTTTTTCTACAAGGTGCTTGGAAAGTACACGGATATGGATTTTCACTTCAAAAAAGCCGAAGAGTTCTCAAATCGATCATTTAGAAACGCTTACTATTCAATAGTATTGGCAATGAACAATATGGAGTTTTCGCTCTTAAAAGAGAAATCCACTCCGTTGGTTGATATAATGAGAAAATACGCTAAAATGATTTCAAACTTCAAGAGTATAAACGATTTCTATACCAACATAATTTCTCCTCTCGAAAAGATACGAACACTTCAAGCGAGAAGAATAGAATGCATGGCAAGAAATTACATTGGGATAATTTTGAAAAATGATGGAAAGGTAGAAGAAGCGATAGATGAATATGAAACAGCCCTTTCGATAGCTCAGGAGTACAAATTCAAAGATTTGGAGCCTCTTATTGAACTTAACATCGCTTTCGCACTTACTGACATAACACTGATGAAATCCACAGAAAAAGCCCTGGAGGCATTGAAAAAGGCTATGAATGAGGGCTTGAAAAAGATCATCGCTTTTTCTTATATGGTTCTCGCCTCTAACTCGATAGAGATGGGAGAAATTAAAAAGGTAAACTTTTTCTTGAGCAACGCCCAAAGGATTCATCCTTCAATGTCTTCTTCCGTTAAGGCTCTTGAAGCGAGAATAAAAGTTGAAGACTTGGAATTCGATGACATAGAATCAATAGAAGATGAAGAAGAGAAGGAGTTTCTCAAGTTGTTATACGCTTTTTATGTGAATGACGAAAAGAAAATGGAAGAAATCTTGAAAAATTCTAAGGCCCTTAGAATTAAGAAGCTTTCTACTTATCTGGAAAATCCAGATTTTGAAGAAACCAAAAACGAAAACGTGGATTACTTGGTCGCTTATTTTTTGGCCAGGCATCAAAAAAAAGGTAACATGTCTCTTCTCAAAAAATTGGGAGAATACATATACATAAACAACGTGAACATCAGAAAAATCTTTTACGAAGAACAGCTATCGACTGCCTACAGAAATAACAATCTTGAAAAATCAGCTGATTATCATATGAGCCTTGCCGCTTCAATAGCGAGACAATTAGGTTTAAAGAGAAGAGCTTCATACCTTTCAAAAAAGATAAAAAGCAAATCTTTCATGAAAAAATCGTATGAACTTTTCTCTTTCTATATGGCTCATAGATATTTTGATTCCACTTATGAGATAGCACGTTCTCTTGCTTCCACCATCTCTAAACTGCTGGGAGTCGATATTTTGTGCCATCTTGAAGGGATAGAAAGCCATACTTTCCATGCCGGCTCAGAAGGAGTAATATGGAATACAATTGAGAAACCAGATCCAGATTTTGCGTGGGTGTTTGGCGAAGAATGGTTCGTTTATTATTATCCCATGCGGAATAACATTCTTTACATCGGATTTAAAACAAAAAATGTTGATATGGACGAAGCCCTGCTGACATTAGATCATCTTGTACCTTTCTATGCCATACACATAGAAAAAAGCATAGCAAATAAGGTGTCTAACGTGGACTCCCTCACCCAAATTTATTCAAGAAGATATATAATGAATAGACTGGAAGAAGAAGTGGAAAGAGCCCAAAGATATGACGAATCTTTAAGCGTGGCCATGGTAGATGTGGATGATTTTAAAAGGGTGAACGATAAAAACGGCCACGATGTTGGAGATGAAGTTCTTAAGAGAATAGCGGAACTCATAGCGGACAACACTAGAAGCATAGATATAGTTGGAAGATATGGAGGAGAAGAATTTTTGATAATCTTTCCACACACTCCATTAGGACATGCGCTCAAAAGTTGCGAAAGAATTAGAAAAAAGGTTGAAAGTGCCAGAATAATTCCATCCAACTTGACCATTTCCATAGGTGTAGCGCAATTGGAAAAGAGTGATAATGTGGATAGAGTTGTAAAAAAGGCGGATATCGCTTTGTATTGGGCAAAATCTTATGGTAAAAACCGTGTGGTCCCATATCTTAAAAAACGGAGGAGTGAATTATGA